The genomic region GCACTGGGGGCACTTCTGGGGCTTGCATCTTCCTTCCTTGGTGTACCCGCAGCTTTTGCATTTCCAATTTGCCATTGTCGCCTCCTATTTGTTGTTGTTGAGCTTTATTTCCTGCA from Citrifermentans bremense harbors:
- a CDS encoding RCKP-type rubredoxin-like domain-containing protein, which translates into the protein MANWKCKSCGYTKEGRCKPQKCPQCQEKGNFEKEE